ATGCTTCCTTGGTTTGAGCGGGTTAAGGGGAGATTTTTGCCCGGCAAGGTGTTTGCGTAGGGTGGAGAAAAATTCGGTGTCCAATCGCCGCCATTCATCTCCGGTACAAAACGTGAGCCTGTCCCCGTACATCTTTAGCTTATGACTGAATCTGTCAGCTGAAGTACATACCAGGGCCAGGTCGATCCCTTTACAGATAGAGAAAGCCAGGTCCGTAAAGGTGCTGAGTTCCTTGCGGGTAAGGGAGTGAGATTCGTCTTCTCGATACTTACATTGAATAGCCCAGTAATCTCCCTCTTTGGTCTGGGCCAGTAGGTCGATACCCTCATCTGATCCAGGGAGGTTGAAGTTGCTTTTTGAAATCAGCCCATCTTTGTACATTCGTATATCAACTACCTGCGAGAGAAAACCTTCCACTTCGGCTTCACCTAATAAGCGCTTTAATCCCGGGATGGGGTAAATGTTGATACCAAACTGATATCCGATGATTTTTTCGATTGGTATTGGCAGGGATCTATCTGGATGATATGAGGCAAGAAAGTCATTGGCCCTCGTCCTGATGTCTTCGTAGTTTAAAATATCGAGGGCCACACAACTCATTTGATTAGCTCTTTTTGATTAGCTCGATCAATTTATGAAACTGCTCATCGGTTATCTTATTGCCCCTGATTGACCTGAAGAATAACGGCAGCCGTTCCAGGGTTCTTTGATCGGATAAGATATCATCAGGTATTCGCCCAGATTCGGCGGCAGCAAGATCAAAGAATGTGTACCAATCATCAGTACCCTCTTTAAGATTCAATAGCGCGGCATACTCTTCCAGTTTCCCTCCTTTTTGAGGAGGAGATAAAACACCTCTCTCCAACTTGCTAAGGTTCCCGGGATCTAGTCCATTTTCCATGGCGAATGTCCGAAGTGTTTTTCCGAGGTCCATCCTTTTAGCCTTGAAAAATTCTCCAAATCTGCGTTCTGATACTTCTCTTTTTCCTGCCATCGCTCCATCTCCCCCTTTCATCCCGCCACATCTTCCCACCTTTTGTTGTAGTTTTATTACAACACTTCGACGTTGTCAATAAATTACAACACAAGTATTGCATCTTTTGTTGATTCAGCGCAGGAAGTGTTGTTTAACCCGATGAGGAAAGGGAAAACGACGCTTTTCCCTTTTTGTGGAGCGAAAAGTCCCGGATTGGACTTTTTGCGACCCTGTCTTTATTAGAATGCCACTGGATTCCGGGTCCTCGCGGTTATTTCATCCTCCCCTCGACCCCCTCCCCTCAGCCGTCTTCACATAAAGCTTCGCCGTGCCTGGAGGGAGAGGAAGAATTCGGAATGGGCCTAATTACACGGCTCGGCCCGGAATGACACGGTCCTTTCTCCCACGCGTCCCCGCGTCACCGCGTCACCGCGTCACCGTGCTTGCCACGCCGTAGCTTTCCTGTCCACCATAGCTTCAGAGACGGTGGAAGCGAAGGCGGGGCACCGCGTCAGGCGATTATGATCAAACCCACGCTCCCCTGCTCCCATGCTGCTAGCCAGGTTCACCCTTCACGGTTCACCCGGCTTCACTTTGGTCTTTGGCCTTTGGGCTTTGGGCTCTCTCCACCCCGCGACCTCCCTCGCCCTCTCCCATCCCATCTGCAGGCCCTTGTCCACCGTCTCGCGGGAAAAATCCAGGACCAGCTCCAATTGCTCCGTTGGCTCGATGATGAGGCACTTGTACTCCTTGTACGGTTTACCCTTGGGGTTGTGGAGGGTCACACCGTGCCTGGCGGCCTCACGGACGTTGTTGTTGATATGGGTAAACTCGTGAATGTCGGAGCAGATGATGCCGGAGGATGAGATGTCCAGTGCACGAAGGGCGATGTCCAGTATGTTCCTGGGAGGATGAGCGAGGGCGGCCGGATGCTTGGGCCAGCAGTTAATGACCACGACTTCGTCAGGATCGGCATCAAGGACGTCCCCGATAGGGGAAAACCGCCTGAGGCTGCCATCCACCATCATCTGACACTCGCTGGAAACGTACTGGGGGGGCCAGACAATGGGCACCACCGTCGAAGCGAGGACGGCTCTTTTGATGTTGGGATCATCCCCTCCGTAAACAGTGTAACGTCCCGAGTTGAGTGATACGGTGCCGATCCGAAGCTCCTTGACGATCTTATCCAGCTCGACTTCCCTTTCCACGATGGCGGCCAGAGGGTCGTTGCTGTAGATGGATTTGGCGCCACGGTACAGTTTCCACAGGGTGCGGAGATTAAACTTCCCGCTGTACACCATTTTATTGGAGATGGTCTTCCAAATCTCCTCCAGTCTCGCGTACTTCTCCATGGCCAGCATGGTGCCGTTGAGGGCCCCAACCGACACGCCGGCAATGATATCCCAGGTGTACCCTTTCTCCTCCCGCAGGTACTTCTCGGCACCCACCTGGAAGGCCCCCTTGCCACCGCCACCGGAAAGGACTAGTGCTGTTTTACCCATGAGAATAACCTCCGGAAAGATCGAATCTCAGATCTCAAAGAAAACACCAGATCAAGATCAAAAGGCTTCCTCGCGCCCCTTCGTCCCTGAGAGAAAGGGACTCACTTGAGACGCAGAGAACGCGGTTAAAACCTTAGCAGACCTGGATTAATACAATAACAATATTTGCCTTCCCCTGCGAACCTTAAAGAGACAGCTATTGACTCTTTTACAGGAACCGAGATTGCCACGTCGCTCTCGCTAACCTCGATGCTCCTCGCAATGAAGCCGACCTTTGGGTCATTTTTTCATGTTCCAGGTCTTTCCCCGATACGCCGTTACAGATTCTTCCTTACCTCTCCACCCCGCTGCGCCAGCTCTGTACCACTTCCAGGGCTTGATCTTTGAGCGTTCCCGAAAACCTGTCCCCGTCGGCAATTCCCTTCTCAAGGGCATCCAGGATATCGCAGAAAAGATTCCATCTTCCTTTATCACTGAGGTATCTGGCCATGTCCACCTCTTCAGGATCCGCCAGAGCCTCCCCCAGACGCTCCGATCCGCCCCGGACAAGTTTCTCACCATCGTTTTTGGCAGTCGGGGACCCATCACTAAACAAGGCCGCAGCCTGCACCGCAAGGCGCAGGCATGACAATGCCACCGGCTGATCCCCGTCTGCCCTTTCCATTTCTTCCTCTATCCGCCCGATAGCGTCCAGGTAAAAACGGGCCGGATCGTGCCAGTCCGGATCCGCTGACATGCTGGCAAGATAACCCCTGGCGGGATGGGACAAGCGGCTGCCGCTAAGGGCTATGAGAAAGGCCGCGTTGAGGTTTCGCGCCGCCACATGAGGTCCCCTCTCCTGGGGGCGGAACTGTTCCCGAAACCCGGGCAGGAAATCAGGCTGGCTGATAAGATAGTGAATGATGGAATTAAAACTCTTGATAAGGCCGCTCAGACTGTTTCCTCCCGCTCTTGACTCAAAGGGGTACCTCCTATTACTCTCTGACCCTTGCCGCTCAAACATCGGCGGCCAGATCACTCAAGCTCAGACCCTGTTCTTGACGGGAAGGTACCGGTCCGATAAACCTCGTCTTGAATCTGCTCCAGAGCACCTTTCGGAGTCTTCAAATAAATATACCTGAAATAATAACACTAGCGTGAACCAGGGGTAAATAAAAGGTAACAAACACATATCTTCCCAAAGAATTTTCAAAGGCCATGACTCTACTGCACAGCTATGATGCGCTAGTACCCGGAATCCTGGTAAAGAGGTATAAACGGTTCCTGGCCGACGTGGGTCTTGAGGACGGACGAATTATCACAGCTTTCACCCCCAATACAGGAGCCATGAAGACCTGCTCCGATCCCGGGTCGCCGGTCATGCTTCTCCACGACCCGAAACCTGGCCGGAAGACAGAGTACAACCTTGAAATGGTCTGTTCTGATAACACCTGGGTGGGTGTAAACACCGGCCTCGCCAACACACTCGGTGCCCGGATCGTAGACGCGGGTCTCACCGGTTATCCACAGCTGGAGGGGTTCAAGGTTTTAAAGCGAGAGGCCACCTGGGAAGACTCACGGTTCGACCTGAAGATCTCTCGCGAGGATAAAGAAGGTTTTGTGGAGATCAAGAACGTCACCTTCAGGTCGGATGACACCGCCCTTTTCCCGGATGCCGTTACTACCCGGGGCCAGAAACACCTTGAAACCCTCATTCGGGCCAAAACCCAGGGATACACCGCCTGCAACCTTTACATCGTCCAGCGCTCCGACTGCCGTGACTTTGCTCCGGCCCGGAGTGTCGATCCCGGCTATGCCGACACCTTTCACCGGGCTGTTCGGGCGGGCGTCATCATGATAGCTTGCCTTCTCGAGGTCCAGCCCGATGGGATCTATTTCAAGCGCACTCTTCCGTTTGGGGAAATAGAAGTATAATATTGTGGATTCCGGATTCTGGATTGGAAAAAAGTGAAGTATGAAAAGTGAAGGGATAAGTGCCTGACTGTTCACCTTTCACCGTTCACTGTTCATTGTATGCCCTGCAAAATTCTCAATGCTGAATACTGAATGCGGAATCATTTATTACACTGAAAGGATTAGAAAAAGGACATGAATACAACCGATTCCCATATGTACCTCCGTGACATGCGGTGGGAGGGCAAGCAGGTTATCCTCCACACCGACGGTCTCCTGTGCACCAGCGTCAGGGAGGTGGTGACCAGTAGAGCTTTTGAAAGGGTACTTCATCTTTTTCTGAACCACCTGGAAGACCATGGCGACCCTCTTCTTTCAGGCCTGTTCAGCGGACATAAAACAAAAGAGGAGCGCCGGCTCCTCCTGGTCCTGTTGAGAGCCCTGTCCGACGCACCCATCGAATACGCAGTCAAAGCCATACCCGGTACCGAGGCATACCTCCAAAACCCACGGCCTCTTTACCTGTTTGTGGAATCTCTCTACGATTTCTGGAGGTCTTTCGACCGGTACCTGGTCTGTTTCTCCGAGGAAGGGCCATTGAGTCACGACAAAAGGCCCTATCGAACATTCAACGCCACTATGGAACGTCTAACCGACACAACCAGGGCCCTTTACCGGGATATCTGCGAACACATCTCGGGGGACCACTGCAGGATCTTCCGTCAGCTGCACGCCGGCTGCAACGTGGGAACGATCGCGGTGCGCCGGGAGTGGCCCTCCCCGGACCAGAGCACAGAACTTCTCCACAACATCCCTTTTATAAGCCAGGTGCTGATCAACCCCCCTTTCATCATCGATCCCCCCGAGAACAAGAGAACGGGCCAGTTCATTCGCGTTAAAAAAAACCCCCTGGAGGGGATTGAACTTAAAAGCGATGAGTGGCTCTGCTACCCCGCTCAGGTAGGCCCCACCATCATCTTCGTATATTTTCACCAGAGTTTTATGGGGCTGGGATGCTCCCTGGCCAACCTTTTCGAACTGGCCACGGATGAGCAGGTGACACAGGGGCCTGACGCCATTTATCTTTACGGCGTCGATCCCGGCCACATGGAACAGTACGGAGACCTTCCCACAGTCTTTTTCGACGACGAGGAAAAGGATTTTCTGGTCGCCGCCATCCCGAGGGGGGACGCTTTCGGCTATTTCGGTTATCTGAAAAAGATGATGTTGACCATCCACAATATCAAGATGATGAAAAAAGGCCGAATGCCCTTCCACGGAGCCCTTGCACAGATCACCCTGAGGAACTCTGCCACGGCCACCATTCTGCTCATCGGGGAGACCGCAACAGGAAAGTCGGAAACTTTAGAAGCCCTGCGCACTGACGGCAAGAACCAGATAAGCAGGATGACCATCCTGGCTGACGACATGGGTTCCCTGGAGGTTGCAGAGGACAGAAGCATTATGGGATACGGGACAGAGACGGGGGCCTTCATCAGGCTGGATGATCTGGAACACGGGTACGCTTTTAACCAGGTGGACAGAGCTATCATCATGAGCCCCCAAAAAGTCAATGCCAGGGTTGTTCTGCCGGTGGCTTTCATTGATGAGATCCTCAAGGGACTGGAGATCGACATGATCCTCTACGCCAACAATTACGAGGAGGTGGACAATGATCACCCGGTCATCAGCGGTTTTTCGGATGCCCGGGAAGCCCTGACCGTATTCCGTGAGGGCGCAGCCATGTCCAAGGGGACCACGACCTCCACCGGACTTACACACAGCTATTTCGCCAACATCTTCGGTCCCCAGCAATATCGAAAACTCCACGAAAAACTGGCTGAAAAGGTATTTGAGGCGGCTTTTGCCAAGGGAACCTTCGTCGGACAAATGCGAACAAGACTGGGGGTGCCTGGTTCCGAGAGGACCGGCCCCCTGGAAGCAGCGAGGGTTCTGCTTGAACTGATCTCGAACCACAAGTAGCATCTATTAAAGACGATATTTTTAACGCGGAGTACGCTGAGAAACGCTGAGGAAAACCTCACATATGGGTAAAGGCCAGTTGCTATGACCGCAACGCTTTTCACCACAGAGGAAAATGAGGACACTGAGAAATTCCGGGAAACGGGAAGAGCGTGAGCCCTGTAAAAACTTCGGTGAAGGGAATAGCTTTAGTGCTTTTGGGTTCCTCAGTATTCTCAGTGTCCTCTAGTGAGTCACATTCCTATAGTGAGTGACGAACGGGTGGTGAAAAAGAATTCAGGCGTTTATATTGCTTGATATAACCTTGGCGCGCTGCAGGGAGGACAGGTATGAGATACGATAGAACCTTAACACTCATGTTAGCCTTCACAGTCATAATCAGCGTCACATTGAGCTTTCTTGCCCCTGGTAACGCCGCGGCCCGGCCCGAGTTCGCACAGTTCACAGGCAACCCCTGCAGCGCCTGCCACCTCTCGCCCCAGGGCGGGGGCCCCCTCAAGCCGGAGGGGGAGAAGTTCAAAAAAAGCCTCAAGGATCTCGACATTCCCATTGATCCTAACCTGAGGATCTCTACCGGGCAGAGACTTCTGTACATCATCCTGTATCTATTACACATCCCCTTCGCTATAGCCTGGGTAGGACTGTTCCTTTACACTTTCGGCCCCGCTCTGCGAAAACGCAGGCTGGTTATACCTCCAAGACCGTACATTCGTCAGATCATCTACGGGACAATAATCGTGCTGGTAACCGGCCCCTTGATGGTGGTTTTCCGGATGAAAATGGTACCCGGCCTTTTCACAACACGGTTCGGGCTGCTGCTATTGGTCAAGATCGCTGCTGTCCTCGTACTCCTCACCGCCACAGTAGTCCTCCTGTGGCACACAACGGTGTCTCTGAGCAGAAAGTACAAGCGATTGGCACGATCCCTGGACAAGGGAGCCGAAATTGATCTGACTCCCGATGACCTGCTCCTTTTCAGCGGCCAGGAGAAGCGCAAGGCCCTGGTTGCCATCGACGGGAAGATCTTCGATGTCTCCGGCAGGAACCTCTGGCGCAAGGGGATCCATCCCGGGGGGCATCACGCGGGCCACGACCTCACCGGCGATTTTGGCAAAGCGCCCCACGGAAAAGAGGTCTTCGATAGGGTTACACCTGTGGGAACGGTTACCGAACCTGCCACCACGTCCCGAAAGGGGCCCTTTTCCTGGGCAATTATCCCTGGCATCGCAGCCTCGGGAATCATCCTGATGGTGGTGGCGTTGTGGAGATGGTGAGAAGAGCAGGAGTCAGAATCCAGGAGCCAGGAGATATTTTTTCCTTTAAGACGAAAATCACTGACTAGGAGCAGGGTAGGCAAAGAAATGTAACCGCGAAAGAAAATTGCCAACAACAATTTTGCCAAAGGTTGTCTCCTGGCTCCCGAGGGTACCAGTTTCCCCTCACCCCAACTCCAGATCCTCGCATTCGAAGTATTCCTTGAAACGGATGATATATCGTGTTCCTCCGTTTACCTTAACCTCCATAGATCCGTGGAGGTTATCCGTAAGCGAATGGATGAGGCTTAACCCCAGCGTCTGCCGACCGCCTATCTCTCTGGTATTATCCATCCCCACCCCGTCATCGGCGATCTCCATCGCGAACCCGCCTCTGCCTGTTTTTCTCATGGAGATGGAAACAGTCCCGCTGCGGCCATTGGGGAATGCATGGATCAGGGCATTGGATACCAATTCGTTGATGATCAAACTTAACGGTATAGCCGTGTCTGCATTCAGATACAGCTCTTCCAGATCGTAGTTGACGTGCACTTTTTTGGCCCTGTCCGGATATAGCTCAAGTGCATGGTTAACCAGTTTCCTGGTGTTTTCACCAAAGTTGACCTTGGTGTAGTCCTCTGTGGAGTAAAGAAGTTCGTGGATGATGGCCATGGACATGGCCAGGCTCTGTCCCTTCTGGAATATTTCCTTGTCCCGCAGGTTCTCGATGGCTCCAAGATGTGCCTCCAGAAGACCGACGATGGCCTGAAGGTTATTCTTGACCCGGTGGTGGATTTCCTTGAGGAGAAGGTTCTTTTCATTCAAAGAGGCGTGCAGGGCCTCTTCCTTTT
The window above is part of the bacterium genome. Proteins encoded here:
- a CDS encoding helix-turn-helix transcriptional regulator → MAGKREVSERRFGEFFKAKRMDLGKTLRTFAMENGLDPGNLSKLERGVLSPPQKGGKLEEYAALLNLKEGTDDWYTFFDLAAAESGRIPDDILSDQRTLERLPLFFRSIRGNKITDEQFHKLIELIKKS
- a CDS encoding patatin-like phospholipase family protein codes for the protein MGKTALVLSGGGGKGAFQVGAEKYLREEKGYTWDIIAGVSVGALNGTMLAMEKYARLEEIWKTISNKMVYSGKFNLRTLWKLYRGAKSIYSNDPLAAIVEREVELDKIVKELRIGTVSLNSGRYTVYGGDDPNIKRAVLASTVVPIVWPPQYVSSECQMMVDGSLRRFSPIGDVLDADPDEVVVINCWPKHPAALAHPPRNILDIALRALDISSSGIICSDIHEFTHINNNVREAARHGVTLHNPKGKPYKEYKCLIIEPTEQLELVLDFSRETVDKGLQMGWERAREVAGWREPKAQRPKTKVKPGEP
- the sfsA gene encoding DNA/RNA nuclease SfsA gives rise to the protein MTLLHSYDALVPGILVKRYKRFLADVGLEDGRIITAFTPNTGAMKTCSDPGSPVMLLHDPKPGRKTEYNLEMVCSDNTWVGVNTGLANTLGARIVDAGLTGYPQLEGFKVLKREATWEDSRFDLKISREDKEGFVEIKNVTFRSDDTALFPDAVTTRGQKHLETLIRAKTQGYTACNLYIVQRSDCRDFAPARSVDPGYADTFHRAVRAGVIMIACLLEVQPDGIYFKRTLPFGEIEV
- a CDS encoding phosphoenolpyruvate carboxykinase: MNTTDSHMYLRDMRWEGKQVILHTDGLLCTSVREVVTSRAFERVLHLFLNHLEDHGDPLLSGLFSGHKTKEERRLLLVLLRALSDAPIEYAVKAIPGTEAYLQNPRPLYLFVESLYDFWRSFDRYLVCFSEEGPLSHDKRPYRTFNATMERLTDTTRALYRDICEHISGDHCRIFRQLHAGCNVGTIAVRREWPSPDQSTELLHNIPFISQVLINPPFIIDPPENKRTGQFIRVKKNPLEGIELKSDEWLCYPAQVGPTIIFVYFHQSFMGLGCSLANLFELATDEQVTQGPDAIYLYGVDPGHMEQYGDLPTVFFDDEEKDFLVAAIPRGDAFGYFGYLKKMMLTIHNIKMMKKGRMPFHGALAQITLRNSATATILLIGETATGKSETLEALRTDGKNQISRMTILADDMGSLEVAEDRSIMGYGTETGAFIRLDDLEHGYAFNQVDRAIIMSPQKVNARVVLPVAFIDEILKGLEIDMILYANNYEEVDNDHPVISGFSDAREALTVFREGAAMSKGTTTSTGLTHSYFANIFGPQQYRKLHEKLAEKVFEAAFAKGTFVGQMRTRLGVPGSERTGPLEAARVLLELISNHK
- a CDS encoding cytochrome b5 domain-containing protein, yielding MRYDRTLTLMLAFTVIISVTLSFLAPGNAAARPEFAQFTGNPCSACHLSPQGGGPLKPEGEKFKKSLKDLDIPIDPNLRISTGQRLLYIILYLLHIPFAIAWVGLFLYTFGPALRKRRLVIPPRPYIRQIIYGTIIVLVTGPLMVVFRMKMVPGLFTTRFGLLLLVKIAAVLVLLTATVVLLWHTTVSLSRKYKRLARSLDKGAEIDLTPDDLLLFSGQEKRKALVAIDGKIFDVSGRNLWRKGIHPGGHHAGHDLTGDFGKAPHGKEVFDRVTPVGTVTEPATTSRKGPFSWAIIPGIAASGIILMVVALWRW